The window TGCGGCTACTGCCTGGCCGCGCACACGTACCTCGGGTCTCGGTTCGCCAAGCTGAGCCCCGAGGAGATCGAGGCCAACCGACGCGGCGAGTCCGCGGACGCGAAGGCCGACGCGGCGGTGCGGTTCGCGGTCGAGATCGTGCGACAGCGCGGACAGGTGGACGCCAGCGCCGTCGAGCGTGCCCGGCGGGCCGGGTTCACGGACGCCGAGCTCGTCGAGATCATCGGGCACACCGCGCTGAACACGCTGACGAACTACGTGAACAGCGTGCTGGAGACGGCCATCGACTTCCCCGAGGTCACTCCGCTCGAC is drawn from Sandaracinaceae bacterium and contains these coding sequences:
- a CDS encoding carboxymuconolactone decarboxylase family protein yields the protein MSRIPTPASIDDSPAGSRELLEGVRQQLGSVPNLFRIVGTSPAALEGYLGLNGALSKGSLPAATRERIALAVAEINGCGYCLAAHTYLGSRFAKLSPEEIEANRRGESADAKADAAVRFAVEIVRQRGQVDASAVERARRAGFTDAELVEIIGHTALNTLTNYVNSVLETAIDFPEVTPLDAGSAEERRAV